The Coffea arabica cultivar ET-39 chromosome 4e, Coffea Arabica ET-39 HiFi, whole genome shotgun sequence genome includes a window with the following:
- the LOC113742533 gene encoding kelch repeat-containing protein At3g27220, whose amino-acid sequence MGSGRPTAATAKQHKTAAAKKLVLPCIIGLLGFALIADLLWAASSPSPASSTPFVLISHSPFPNHTHSAPATFKAKDAADKHVKTNQRLLSATFSDLPAPLLEWEKMAPAPVPRLDGAAIQIGHLLYVFAGYGTIDYVHSHVDIYNFTDNTWGGRFDMPKEMAHSHLGMVTDGRYVYVVTGQYGPQCRGPTARTFVLDTQTQQWSNMPPLPLPRYAPATQLWRGRLHVMGGSKENRHTPGLEHWSIAVKDGKALEKEWRTEVPIPRGGPHRACVVVDDRLYVIGGQEGDFMAKPGSPIFKCSRRNEVVYGDVYMLDDDMNWKVLPPMPKPDSHIEFAWKIVNNSIIIVGGTTEKHPETKKMTLVGEVFQFQLDTLKWSVVGKLPYRVKTTLVGFWNGWLYFTSGQRDRGPDDPAPRKVIGEMWRTKLHL is encoded by the exons ATGGGATCGGGGAGGCCAACGGCAGCTACCGCCAAGCAGCATAAAACCGCTGCCGCCAAGAAATTGGTGTTGCCCTGCATAATAGGCCTACTGGGTTTTGCTCTAATCGCAGATCTACTTTGGGCCGCCTCTTCTCCTTCTCCTGCCTCCTCCACGCCCTTCGTCCTCATCTCCCATTCTCCCTTCCCCAATCACACCCATTCCGCTCCCGCTACCTTCAAG GCCAAGGACGCCGCCGACAAACATGTAAAGACCAATCAGAGGTTACTATCGGCTACCTTTTCCGATTTGCCAGCTCCCCTCTTGGAATGGGAGAAGATGGCCCCTGCCCCCGTCCCTCGTCTTGACGGTGCTGCCATTCAGATCGGCCATCTCCTTTATGTCTTTGCCGGATACGGAACCATTGATTAT GTGCATTCTCATGTGGACATTTATAACTTTACCGACAATACATGGGGAGGAAGGTTTGATATGCCTAAAGAGATGGCCCATTCACATTTGGGTATGGTTACAGATGGGAGGTATGTTTATGTAGTTACTGGGCAATATGGCCCTCAGTGTAGAGGGCCTACTGCACGAACATTTGTGCTTGACACACAGACGCAGCAGTGGAGCAACATGCCTCCTCTACCTCTCCCTAG GTATGCACCTGCAACTCAACTCTGGAGGGGAAGACTTCATGTGATGGGTGGCAGCAAAGAGAATCGTCATACACCTGGATTAGAGCATTGGAGTATTGCAGTAAAAGATGGCAAAGCTTTAGAGAAGGAGTGGCGGACTGAGGTTCCCATACCCCGTGGTGGACCTCACAG GGCTTGTGTCGTGGTTGATGATCGATTGTATGTCATAGGTGGTCAAGAGGGTGATTTTATGGCAAAGCCTGGGTCTCCTATTTTTAAGTGCTCTCGCAGGAATGAG GTTGTCTATGGTGATGTTTACATGCTGGATGATGATATGAACTGGAAGGTCTTACCGCCTATGCCAAAGCCTGATTCACACATAGAGTTTGCTTGGAAAATTGTGAATAATTCAATCATTATTGTTGGAGGCACAACAGAGAAGCACCCTGAAACAAAGAAGATGACGCTTGTTGGAGAAGTATTCCAGTTTCAGTTAGATACACTG AAATGGTCAGTCGTGGGAAAGCTTCCTTATCGAGTGAAAACTACTCTTGTTGGCTTTTGGAATGGATGGTTGTACTTCACGTCTGGACAACGAGACAGGGGACCTGATGATCCAGCACCAAGGAAGGTCATTGGGGAAATGTGGAGAACTAAGTTACACTTATGA
- the LOC113742531 gene encoding F-box/kelch-repeat protein At1g51550-like encodes MAERRRSNGSSNESSSSSSSSPGTAAATVCRIPDDHIFSILLRLPIDSILCFGMTCRRLRSLTYSDALWESICRRDWGSSSVDDLIKAHDPSIPIAWQNLYQQLHQLDSVYCRRLLAAAAPATPPAPDMVPSPRASHSLNFVSGCLLLFGGGCEGGRHRDDTWVAYMGNDLRRILKWQKISSDIPSGRFGHSCVVVGDSLVLFGGINDNAVRKNDTWIGRIVLHETSGMTLSWRLLDVGSVAPPPRGAHAGCCIDKRKMLIYGGIGTSGVRLGDTWVLDLSENLCFGTWVEVVTHPSPPSRSGHTLTHIGGTRTILFGGRGLGYDVLNDLWLFEAYEGFWRWLQLPIDLQSIPHGLSLPRVGHSATLILGGQLLIYGGEDSCRHRKDDFWLLDVSSYRQPIITLPRAGLLTQMWKRLRAVGDNPMCRSFHQTCADNSGRYLYVFGGMVDGVLQPAELSGLRFDSSLFLVELLLLS; translated from the exons ATGGctgaaagaagaagaagcaacgGCAGCAGCAatgaatcatcatcatcatcatcatcatcaccagGTACAGCAGCAGCGACAGTGTGCAGAATACCGGATGACCACATCTTCTCCATCTTGTTGCGTCTTCCAATAGACTCAATCCTCTGCTTTGGGATGACTTGCAGAAGATTGAGGTCTCTTACTTACTCCGACGCTCTCTGGGAATCCATCTGCAGGCGCGACTGGGGTTCCTCCTCCGTCGATGACCTCATCAAGGCCCATGACCCATCAATCCCCATCGCCTGGCAGAACCTCTATCAGCAGCTCCACCAGTTGGATTCTGTCTACTGTCGGAGGCTCTTGGCTGCTGCTGCACCTGCAACACCGCCAGCCCCCGACATGGTCCCCAGCCCAAGAGCTTCTCATTCACTTAATTTTGTGTCTGGATGTTTGCTTCTCTTTGGTGGCGGCTGCGAGGGAG GTCGGCATCGTGATGATACGTGGGTAGCATATATGGGCAATGACTTGAGGAGGATATTGAAGTGGCAAAAGATCAGTTCAGACATCCCAAGCGGACGATTTGGGCATTCGTGTGTTGTAGTTGGCGATTCCCTCGTCCTCTTTGGAGGGATCAATGACAATGCGGTCCGGAAGAACGACACCTGGATTGGGCGTATAGTTCTGCATGAGACATCCGGTATGACATTGTCCTGGAGACTGCTTGATGTGGGTTCAGTTGCACCCCCACCTCGGGGTGCTCATGCTGGGTGTTGCATTGACAAGAGGAAGATGCTTATTTATGGCGGAATTGGAACGTCTGGTGTTAGGCTGGGTGATACCTGGGTTTTAGATCTGTCAGAAAATCTTTGTTTTGGAACTTGGGTAGAAGTTGTGACTCATCCATCTCCTCCATCTCGTTCAGGGCACACATTAACTCATATTGGGGGAACACGAACAATCTTATTTGGTGGAAGGGGATTGGGTTATGACGTGCTTAACGATCTATGGCTCTTTGAAGCATACGAGGGTTTTTGGAGATGGTTACAGTTACCAATTGACTTGCAAAGTATCCCACATGGACTTTCCCTTCCACGAGTTGGTCACTCGGCCACACTCATCTTAGGAGGTCAATTGCTTATTTATGGAGGCGAGGATTCATGCAGGCACAGGAAGGATGACTTTTGGCTTTTGGACGTCAGTTCATACAGGCAACCCATTATCACTCTCCCGCGGGCGGGACTGCTCACACAAATGTGGAAGAGGCTGAGAGCAGTGGGTGATAATCCCATGTGCAGATCATTTCATCAAACTTGTGCGGATAATTCAGGACGCTACTTGTACGTCTTTGGTGGGATGGTGGATGGCGTACTTCAGCCTGCTGAATTGTCCGGGTTGAGGTTTGATTCCAGCCTTTTTCTTGTGGAGCTTTTGCTTCTGTCCTAA